One genomic segment of Helianthus annuus cultivar XRQ/B chromosome 14, HanXRQr2.0-SUNRISE, whole genome shotgun sequence includes these proteins:
- the LOC110907513 gene encoding uncharacterized protein LOC110907513 — translation MGRIATVDALSRRNCLSGDITCVLFEDSDESADHLLCGCSVANHVWCMVSRWCRVSPIFVFSVRDLLGLSDFSGLGVLAKEAFHGILIVGAWCIWKARNNKRFNNTLKTAHDIFLDIRSLGFLWYRNRSMNKAISWANWCSFDLM, via the coding sequence ATGGGGCGTATTGCTACGGTGGATGCCTTGAGTCGAAGAAATTGTCTTAGTGGGGATATTACGTGTGTCTTATTCGAGGATTCCGACGAATCGGCTGATCATCTTTTGTGTGGTTGCAGTGTAGCGAATCATGTTTGGTGCATGGTGTCTCGTTGGTGCAGGGTTAGTCCGATTTTTGTGTTTTCGGTTAGAGACCTCCTTGGCCTTAGTGATTTTTCGGGCCTAGGGGTGTTGGCTAAAGAGGCGTTTCATGGGATTCTCATAGTTGGGGCGTGGTGTATCTGGAAGGCCCGGAATAACAAAAGATTCAATAATACTCTTAAAACGGCTCATGATATTTTTTTAGATATTAGAAGTCTCGGATTCCTATGGTATAGAAATAGATCAATGAATAAAGCCATTAGTTGGGCTAACTGGTGCTCTTTCGATTTGATGTAA